A portion of the Psilocybe cubensis strain MGC-MH-2018 chromosome 10, whole genome shotgun sequence genome contains these proteins:
- a CDS encoding Actin-related protein 2/3 complex subunit 5 has product MDTAFRKIDIDIYDEDVLQESELYEADPRDPAEVLEDAKQRAGHVRSLLAKNDIPGALTIILDNAPYGPNIDDAKIITLQTLLTILNTTKSADIPGVIKALSMDTQDTLMKYLYKGMAMPGWGDISGSVLLGWHEKLTEVAGVGCIVRTMTDRRIV; this is encoded by the exons ATGGATACCGCATTCCGAAAGATTGATATCGATATCTACGATGAAGATGTGCTTCAAGAATCGGAGCTGTACGAGGCAGATCCACGCGATCCTGCAGAAGTGCTTGAGGATGCGAAACAGAGAGCAGGGCATGTTAGGAGTTTGCTAGCAAA GAACGATATTCCAGGCGCTCTGACCATCATCCTCGACAACGCCCCGTACGGACCAAACATTGACGATGCCAAG ATCATCACTCTCCAAACCTTGCTGACTATTCTCAACACCACGAAATCCGCCGATATTCCAGGAGTCATCAAGGCACTGTCGATGGATACCCAAGATACCCTGATGAAGTATCTCTACAAAGGAATGGCGATGCCGGGCTGGGGGGACATCAGCGGGAGCGTTTTGTTGGGGTGGCATGAAAAG TTGACTGAAGTAGCGGGTGTAGGCTGCATTGTGCGAACGATGACCGATCGTAGGATTGTATAA
- a CDS encoding Vegetative incompatibility protein HET-E-1 translates to MTTDKQLLLSAILSNIKVTGELFDKTRIRSFYWFKIYVDNCKVFKSNKRKPISQMLSWEYGSETKINFSASSVIRVKLHRGFGWRIDKVPLTKIQVTHFEGRIEQLLDNDSQSIALKNKKGGTIAQMNITLSLLPAGDEFISDFMKKVECDVANLKGTEGFSTRVMSVLGPILQNTRTLMDIVADANPILKISWTVISRVYDATQDTEIKDQSIRELAETLREMLATANEKLDLPRIPDAVDIIKEIGLQSIQVASLVHEYTRSSFAVRTLKLGAGSMSERIEACQSRCLALKDRFYERVQLETNKTVKESQDAIKNIKTEVRKLKDDAIAEKFFKWLWPSDRPIDISKNYNEAHGKRHQQTCSWFLEDERFGRWLHKPGFIWVHGKAGSGKTILMSSIIDKLPKPNSSTGVAHFFFDARDGQTDSQLHMKFIRSLAYQLCDSRHGGIPQQMVDLYTDCGSLQPLDDQLEDALQQILVGFERVFIVLDALDECSDRERTLDWVRKLLAHAQTQTNIHLLITSRREVDITDVFHNLAGDHVDVVNPANKDIEGYISERIKSSKLQRFNETIRGDVERRLRDRADGSFRYTALMVAELEQCSSLAKLEKALTELPDGLNEIYARILFKCKSEDALDLRKFLQFLAFSMEAIRLDELAEIITIEFSSDDQTVFNPNKRYADLSDILVLCGGLVVVAKDSWYSLKEYLISCRVQDTFRLVETAAHIDISKTLLSYLLEMYSISNDPFSPAFPLRNYAALTWVRHVQYDSEGVERDAVICKLVARLLSIGIPGLVSETILELTSEESPRWNPNTVVARALHWASILGIPAVIENLLGEVGNKNTGIYPDGERQQAASATKHHVAKDHSIKGSTGWDVNAVGGMYGTALQAASVSGNKSVVAALLKHGADINAVGGKFGTALQAASYAGHQSVVRELLEYGADVNVVGGEYGSALHAASSAGHNSVVKALLQSGADVHAIDGKLGIVPEAAATGGLISSVEALLTYGAHFNGVCGGFGTALQVASSAGKELVVETLLLHGADVNAVGGKFGTALQAAAYGGHQSLVEALVKHGADVNVVSGYYGTALQAASFRGYNSMIETLLKHGAYVNAAIGGVYGTALQAAACTGHGSVIEALLKHGADVNAVGGKYGTALQAASYIPTYIGSGSLHTMGDLYGANQSLVKKLLKYGADNNAVGENYVSARQAFLQSLDEARTQRSTEIWGVGGNSGTSIQIASSVGKDTVVELLLQHGADVNTMGGKFATALQAASVSGCTSVIKTLLQHGADVNAVGGMYGTALQAASYRPKYHNMRSSDLMEDPCRDNQSSSKTLLQHGTDVNLVHGDFGKAALQAMSIGGSYPVVEALLKHGSDVNIVGGAFNTALQAAAYGGHQSLVGALLKLGADINAVGGLFNTALHAASSEGHNSVVEALLQHGADVNIVCDKFGTALHAASSEGHNLVVEVLLQYGADVNVVCGKLGTPLQVASRWGRHSVVEALLQHGAEVNVVCGEFGTALHAASSKGHNSVVEALLQHGANVNAIYGELGTALHVASFVGHNSVVEVLLQYGADFNVIGKYGTALQMASVGNFRTAF, encoded by the exons ATGACCACCGACAAACAGTTGCTACTCAGTGCAATCCTATCCA ACATCAAAGTGACAGGCGAACTATTTGACAAAACCAGGATACGATCCTTCTACTGGTTTAAAATCTATGTCGACAACTGCAAAGTATTTAAATCAAATAAACGCAAGCCTATTTCTCAAATGCTTTCCTGGGAATACGGCTCGGAGACCAAAAT AAACTTTTCCGCGTCATCAGTAATTAGAGTTAAACTCCACCGGGGATTTGGTTGGCGAATAGACAAGGTGCCGCTGACCAAGATACAAGTCACACACTTTGAGGGACGAATTGAGCAATTGCTTGACAATG ATTCCCAGTCGATCGCgttgaaaaataaaaaaggagGGACAATTGCACAGATGAACATAACTCTTTCTCTGCTCCCGGCAGGCGATGAATTCATCTCGGATTTCATGAAGAAAGTAGAATGCGATGTGGCCAATCTGAAAGGCACTGAAGGCTTCAGCACCCGTGTGATGTCGGTTCTTGGACCTATCCTGCAGAATACGAGGACTTTGATGGACATTGTGGCTGAT GCAAATCCAATACTGAAGATATCATGGACCGTCATTTCAAGGGTCTACGAT GCGACACAGGACACGGAAATCAAGGACCAATCAATCCGAGAGCTGGCTGAAACTTTGCGCGAAATGCTCGCTACTGCGAATGAGAAACTGGATTTGCCGAGAATACCAGACGCGGTCGACATCATCAAAGAAATTGGCCTGCAAAGCATACAGGTTGCATCACTCGTCCACGAGTATACTCGATCGTCCTTCGCCG TAAGGACATTGAAATTAGGTGCTGGGAGTATGAGCGAGCGCATTGAGGCATGCCAAAGCAGGTGTTTAGCTCTCAAGGATAGGTTCTACGAACGCGTGCAGCTTGAGACGAACAAAACTGTAAAAGAAAGTC AGGATGCTATAAAAAACATCAAGACCGAGGTCCGCAAGCTGAAGGACGATGCCATAG CGGAAAAATTTTTCAAATGGCTGTGGCCATCCGACCGCCCAATCGACATCTCCAAAAACTATAACGAAGCTCATGGGAAACGCCACCAACAGACATGTTCCTGGTTTCTCGAGGACGAGAGATTCGGACGATGGTTACATAAGCCTGGTTTCATCTGGGTACACGGAAAGG CGGGAAGTGGGAAGACGATCTTGAT GTCCTCGATCATCGATAAACTGCCAAAGCCCAACTCGTCGACTGGTGTTGCCCATTTCTTCTTTGACGCCCGTGACGGCCAGACAGATTCCCAGCTCCATATGAAATTTATACGATCACTGGCCTACCAACTATGCGACTCCCGCCATGGAGGGATTCCACAACAAATGGTTGACCTTTATACAGATTGCGGTTCTTTGCAGCCATTGGATGATCAACTCGAGGATGCATTGCAACAGATTCTGGTAGGATTCGAGCGTGTTTTTATTGTCCTTGACGCTCTGGATGAATGCTCAGATCGGGAACGAACTCTCGATTGGGTCCGGAAACTCCTCGCTCATGCACAAACGCAAACTAATATTCATCTGCTGATTACAAGTCGACGTGAGGTAGACATCACCGACGTTTTTCACAATCTCGCTGGTGACCATGTTGACGTCGTAAATCCTGCAAACAAAGATATTGAGGGGTATATCAGCGAGAGAATCAAATCGTCCAAACTTCAGCGATTCAATGAAACAATTCGGGGTGACGTAGAGAGACGATTACGGGATCGTGCTGATGGATC GTTTCGATACACTGCGCTGATGGTGGCCGAATTGGAACAGTGTTCAAGCTTGGCCAAGTTGGAGAAGGCGTTGACCGAGTTGCCAGATGGTTTGAACGAGATATATGCACGGATTCTGTTTAAATGCAAATCTGAAGACGCTTTGGATCTTCGGAAATTTCTACAGTTCCTTGCATTCTCGATGGAAGCCATACGACTTGATGAACTGGCGGAGATTATTACAATCGAATTCTCCTCGGATGATCAGACTGTTTTTAATCCAAACAAGCGGTATGCCGACCTCTCTGACATCCTGGTGCTATGTGGGGGACTCGTTGTAGTGGCAAAAGATTCTTGGTATTCGC TCAAAGAATATCTCATCTCTTGCCGAGTTCAAGACACATTTCGTTTGGTCGAGACCGCCGCTCACATTGATATATCGAAAACGTTACTCTCCTATCTTTTGGAGATGTACTCCATTAGCAACGACCCGTTCTCCCCTGCGTTCCCGCTAAGAAATTATGCGGCACTGACGTGGGTCCGACATGTCCAGTATGATTCAGAAGGGGTAGAAAGGGACGCCGTCATCTGCAAGCTCGTCGCGCGTCTCTTAAGTATTGGGATTCCAGGGTTAGTTAGCGAAACCATACTCGAACTCACCTCGGAAGAATCGCCACGTTGGAATCCCAACACAGTGGTTGCCAGGGCATTGCATTGGGCATCGATACTAGGAATTCCGGCAGTCATTGAAAACCTATTGGGAGAAGTAGGTAACAAAAACACAGGCATATATCCCGACGGAGAAAGGCAGCAGGCAGCATCAGCCACTAAGCATCATGTCGCTAAGGATCATTCAATAAAAGGCAGCACAGGCTGGGATGTCAATGCTGTGGGTGGCATGTACggcactgcactccaggcgGCATCTGTTTCAGGTAATAAATCGGTTGTTGCAGCACTCCTTAAGCACGGCGCGGATATCAATGCTGTCGGTGGCAAGTTCGGCACTGCGCTCCAGGCGGCATCGTATGCGGGCCATCAATCAGTCGTTAGAGAGCTTCTCGAGTACGGAGCGGATGTAAATGTTGTTGGTGGCGAGTACGGCTCTGCGCTCCATGCGGCATCATCTGCGGGTCATAATTCGGTGGTTAAAGCTCTCCTACAGTCCGGAGCCGATGTCCATGCTATAGACGGCAAGTTGGGCATTGTGCCCGAGGCAGCAGCAACTGGGGGACTTATATCATCGGTTGAAGCGTTGCTCACGTACGGCGCACATTTCAATGGTGTGTGTGGCGGGTTTGGTACTGCCCTCCAGGTAGCATCATCAGCAGGAAAAGAATTGGTGGTTGAAACACTCCTGCTGCACGGCGCCGATGTTAATGCTGTGGGTGGCAAGTTCGGCACTGCACTCCAAGCGGCAGCATACGGGGGCCATCAATCATTGGTTGAAGCGCTGGTCAAGCACGGCGCAGATGTAAATGTTGTGAGCGGCTACTATGGCACTGCGCTCCAGGCAGCATCTTTTCGTGGTTATAATTCGATGATTGAGACACTCCTCAAGCACGGAGCATATGTGAATGCTGCTATAGGTGGTGTCTATGGCACCGCACTCCAGGCGGCAGCATGTACAGGCCATGGATCAGTGATTGAGGCACTCCTCAAGCATGGAGCAGATGTCAATGCTGTGGGCGGCAAATATGGAACCGCGCTTCAGGCGGCGTCGTATATACCAACGTATATTGGTAGCGGTAGCTTGCACACCATGGGAGACTTATATGGGGCCAATCAATCATTGGTCAAGAAATTACTCAAGTATGGAGCGGATAACAATGCTGTGGGGGAAAATTATGTCTCTGCGCGCCAGGCATTTTTACAATCGCTAGATGAAGCACGCACGCAGCGCAGCACAGAAATCTGGGGTGTGGGTGGCAATTCCGGCACTTCGATCCAGATAGCATCATCTGTTGGAAAAGATACAGTGGTTGAATTACTCCTGCAGCACGGAGCGGATGTCAATACTATGGGCGGCAAGTTCGccactgcactccaggcgGCATCTGTTTCTGGATGTACCTCGGTGATTAAAACACTCCTGCAGCACGGAGCAGATGTCAATGCTGTGGGAGGAATGTACGGAACTGCGCTTCAGGCGGCATCATACAGACCAAAGTATCATAATATGCGGTCCTCGGACCTCATGGAAGACCCATGTAGGGACAATCAATCATCTAGCAAAACACTTCTGCAGCATGGCACGGATGTCAACCTTGTGCATGGTGATTTTGGCAAGGCTGCACTCCAGGCAATGTCAATTGGGGGCTCTTACCCTGTGGTTGAAGCACTACTGAAGCACGGCTCGGATGTGAATATTGTGGGTGGTGCGTTCAACACAGCGCTACAGGCGGCAGCATATGGGGGTCATCAATCATTGGTTGGAGCACTACTCAAGCTCGGAGCAGATATCAACGCTGTGGGCGGCTTATTTAACACTGCACTCCATGCTGCATCGTCTGAGGGTCATAATTCAGTGGTTGAAGCCTTGCTGCAACACggtgcagatgtcaataTTGTATGTGACAAGTTCGGCACTGCACTCCATGCCGCATCGTCTGAGGGTCATAATCTGGTTGTTGAAGTACTCCTGCAATACGGCGCAGATGTCAATGTTGTATGTGGCAAGCTCGGCACTCCGCTCCAGGTAGCGTCTCGTTGGGGTCGCCACTCGGTTGTCGAAGCACTGCTGCAGCATGGTGCGGAAGTCAATGTTGTCTGTGGCGAGTTTGGCACTGCACTCCATGCTGCATCGTCTAAAGGTCATAATTCAGTGGTTGAAGCCCTGCTGCAGCACGGTGCGAATGTCAATGCTATCTATGGCGAGCTCGGCACTGCACTTCATGTGGCATCATTTGTGGGTCATAATTCGGTGGTTGAAGTACTCCTGCAATACGGCGCGGATTTCAATGTCATTGGCAAATATGGCACCGCACTCCAGATGGCGTCTGTCGGAAATTTCAGAACCGCCTTTTAA